In the genome of Bacillus sp. S3, one region contains:
- a CDS encoding ElyC/SanA/YdcF family protein has translation MKKMKSKLGLILALCGTITLSSALAAPDLKTAEQTNPNPVIAPIKTDEPTSYRINQLEDIAMYYYWHGGDLKQAEEEIFKGITLKGKYDVVEAAYNEAVKLDPHDVDLKFSLASTQIIQKKIPEALKTYQQILNLDPDNYNAQLLHGVYSKVNGDEKAYKTAISHLKRLDAHKTNEYLEKFSATETMMKSTLNTEVPGNLPQNNHAIVILGYALADDGTMREPLIERLKAGLAAANIYPNSKIIVTGGVPKQGNTEAKLMKEWLVSKGIEAERILTEDKSTDTVENAFFSTAILENEGLKDVTLVTSASHMRRALTIFTEASHFYDKMNAKNSNRAFTNVVYLDYPTVEDAHNVTKDETLVIYRDLIRASGVWQYPGKQR, from the coding sequence ATGAAAAAGATGAAAAGCAAACTGGGCTTGATCCTTGCTTTATGCGGGACCATCACATTATCATCCGCTTTAGCAGCACCTGATTTAAAAACGGCTGAGCAAACGAATCCGAATCCGGTTATTGCCCCAATTAAAACGGATGAACCCACATCCTATCGAATCAATCAGCTAGAAGATATCGCCATGTACTATTACTGGCATGGCGGCGACCTTAAACAGGCGGAAGAAGAAATTTTTAAAGGCATTACCCTAAAAGGCAAATATGATGTAGTCGAAGCAGCCTATAATGAGGCAGTCAAACTAGACCCTCATGATGTGGATCTCAAATTCTCACTCGCATCCACGCAAATCATCCAGAAAAAAATCCCGGAAGCATTAAAGACCTACCAACAGATCTTGAATTTAGACCCTGACAATTATAACGCGCAGCTGCTACACGGGGTTTATTCCAAAGTAAATGGGGATGAAAAGGCTTATAAAACGGCAATCTCCCATTTAAAACGGTTGGATGCCCACAAAACCAATGAATATCTTGAAAAATTCTCTGCCACAGAAACGATGATGAAAAGCACATTAAACACGGAAGTTCCAGGAAATTTACCGCAGAACAACCACGCCATCGTGATTCTTGGATATGCACTAGCGGATGATGGAACCATGAGAGAGCCATTAATTGAGCGCTTAAAAGCCGGTCTTGCCGCAGCAAACATCTATCCAAATTCCAAAATCATCGTTACCGGCGGTGTACCGAAACAGGGCAATACAGAAGCGAAATTAATGAAGGAATGGCTCGTTTCCAAAGGAATAGAGGCGGAACGGATTTTAACAGAGGATAAATCAACAGACACAGTTGAAAATGCCTTCTTCTCAACCGCCATCCTTGAAAACGAAGGCTTGAAGGATGTCACGCTCGTGACAAGCGCAAGCCATATGAGAAGAGCACTCACGATCTTTACAGAAGCAAGTCACTTTTACGATAAAATGAATGCAAAAAATAGCAACCGGGCATTCACAAATGTGGTTTACCTGGACTACCCAACCGTCGAAGATGCCCACAACGTTACCAAAGACGAAACACTGGTCATTTATCGCGACCTAATAAGAGCTTCGGGTGTTTGGCAATACCCGGGTAAGCAGCGCTAA
- the istA gene encoding IS21 family transposase: MIHYRKILELHDEGISLRGIASSTGHSRQKVTEIIGLAEKKGLVCPLEEEMTDKWIEEFLFPEKTLEASGRHPLNFDYIHEELAKPNVTLSLLHHEYEAECRANQKIPYSYRSFLRHYSKYADKYKATLRIRRKPGEIMEVDWAGSTAFIIDRDTGEKVKAYVFVATLPCSQFSYAEASLSMDSHSWITLHNNAYKYFGGTTQIVVPDNLKTSVTKHTTRELILNPAYKEMADYYNTVVMPARVRTPKDKASVEGSVGVISTWIIAALRNMHCFTIDELNEEVRKKLDEFNKRPFTRKKGSRLSAFEEEEKFALSPLPTVPYKLSEWKKTTVAPDYHVSFDSMFYSVPYEYINREVEVRVSDNLIEVFFNHMRIASHKRLYGKFGQTATIHDHMPDNHKLFVDQTPEAAIEWAENIGESTLSVIRYLLDTSQTEKLALQSIFSLKKFERRYTKYEIERACKMVLSMTKRPTVKSIQTLLKTNKKNDAEQELKRKTEINKNNYGFTRGASYYGGTDK; encoded by the coding sequence ATGATTCATTATCGAAAGATATTGGAATTACATGATGAGGGTATCAGCCTTAGAGGCATTGCATCAAGTACTGGTCATTCTCGTCAAAAAGTAACAGAGATCATCGGCCTTGCCGAAAAGAAGGGGTTAGTATGTCCGTTAGAGGAAGAAATGACGGATAAATGGATCGAGGAATTTCTTTTTCCTGAGAAGACATTGGAAGCTTCAGGTCGACACCCCTTGAATTTTGACTATATTCATGAAGAGTTGGCAAAGCCCAATGTGACGCTTTCACTTCTCCACCATGAATATGAAGCTGAATGTAGAGCGAATCAAAAGATTCCATACTCTTATCGAAGTTTTTTGCGTCATTACAGCAAATATGCAGATAAGTACAAAGCTACTTTGCGAATTCGCAGAAAACCAGGTGAAATCATGGAAGTCGATTGGGCGGGTTCTACAGCTTTCATCATTGATAGAGATACTGGAGAGAAGGTAAAAGCCTATGTGTTCGTTGCGACCCTACCGTGCAGCCAATTTTCATACGCAGAAGCAAGCTTGTCTATGGATTCGCATTCATGGATTACACTTCACAATAATGCGTATAAGTATTTCGGTGGCACGACTCAAATTGTAGTTCCAGACAACCTAAAAACGAGCGTTACGAAGCATACGACCCGTGAATTGATATTAAATCCTGCTTACAAAGAGATGGCGGACTACTACAACACTGTCGTCATGCCGGCGAGAGTGCGTACCCCGAAAGATAAAGCTAGTGTAGAAGGTTCAGTTGGAGTTATCTCTACCTGGATTATTGCTGCATTAAGAAATATGCATTGCTTCACGATTGATGAATTGAACGAAGAGGTTAGGAAGAAACTAGATGAGTTTAATAAAAGACCCTTCACTCGGAAAAAAGGTTCCCGTTTGTCTGCATTTGAAGAAGAGGAGAAATTTGCGCTTTCTCCCCTCCCAACAGTACCATATAAATTGTCTGAATGGAAAAAGACAACTGTAGCCCCTGACTATCACGTTTCTTTCGATAGCATGTTTTATTCGGTACCATACGAATATATCAATCGAGAAGTCGAGGTTAGAGTGTCTGATAACCTCATAGAAGTATTTTTTAACCATATGAGAATTGCCTCTCATAAACGATTATATGGGAAATTTGGACAGACTGCCACTATTCACGACCATATGCCAGATAATCACAAATTATTCGTTGATCAAACCCCAGAAGCTGCGATTGAATGGGCAGAAAATATCGGAGAATCAACATTAAGTGTAATTCGATATCTTCTAGATACTTCACAGACAGAGAAGCTAGCCCTACAATCCATATTTTCTTTGAAAAAGTTTGAGCGTCGTTACACAAAATATGAAATTGAACGTGCTTGTAAAATGGTACTCTCAATGACTAAAAGACCGACGGTCAAAAGTATTCAAACGCTATTGAAGACCAACAAAAAGAATGACGCAGAACAAGAATTGAAAAGGAAAACAGAAATCAACAAAAACAATTATGGCTTTACACGTGGAGCTTCATATTATGGGGGAACGGATAAATGA
- the istB gene encoding IS21-like element helper ATPase IstB: MMNEQTLTKLIEMKLSGMAEAYKEQAANKEFQKMTFEDRFSLLVDLEHARRKSNKLQRLIKTATFLNSNACIEDLEYHEDRRLNKELILKLASCAYILDSHNIILKGPTGSGKSFLASAFGVSACRQFFNVKYIRLPELLDELSLAKLAADGSYRKSIKKYTKVDLLILDEWLLTDLTTDEAAILLEITEARHKVGSTIFCSQIDPSGWHLKLGNETIAEAILDRIIHDSYQILLDGEVSMRERHGLGR, encoded by the coding sequence ATGATGAATGAACAAACATTAACCAAATTAATCGAAATGAAATTAAGTGGGATGGCAGAAGCCTATAAGGAACAAGCAGCGAATAAAGAGTTTCAAAAAATGACTTTTGAAGATCGATTTAGTTTACTTGTCGATTTAGAACATGCCCGCCGAAAGAGTAATAAGCTTCAACGGTTAATCAAAACTGCGACTTTTCTCAACTCCAATGCATGTATTGAAGACCTAGAGTATCATGAGGATCGAAGATTAAATAAAGAGTTGATTTTGAAGTTGGCTAGTTGTGCTTATATCCTTGATAGTCACAATATTATATTAAAAGGACCTACCGGTTCAGGAAAGTCATTCTTAGCTTCTGCCTTCGGAGTATCTGCTTGTAGACAATTTTTCAACGTCAAATACATTCGTTTACCAGAATTACTGGATGAGCTGTCACTCGCTAAATTGGCAGCAGACGGCAGCTATCGAAAGAGTATAAAAAAATATACGAAAGTAGACCTACTTATCCTAGATGAATGGCTTTTAACAGATTTAACAACGGATGAAGCTGCAATCCTTTTGGAAATTACAGAAGCTCGTCATAAGGTTGGTTCCACAATTTTCTGTTCACAGATTGATCCTAGTGGATGGCATTTAAAGCTTGGAAACGAAACGATTGCGGAAGCAATTTTAGATCGCATTATTCATGACTCTTATCAAATTCTACTAGACGGTGAAGTTTCAATGCGTGAGCGTCATGGATTAGGCAGGTAA
- a CDS encoding LytR family transcriptional regulator — MRTQKKKSRKWLKVTGIILLVLVIGGGAYAFTVYKSLKTAVDTMHQPIDRKQSEKRETPVAFKEKDPFSVLMLGVDERQGDKGRSDTIIVLTVNPNNNSVKMLSIPRDTRTEIVGKGKEDKINHAYAFGGIPMAMDTVENFLDIPIDYYMKVNMEGFKDIVDAVGGITVQNDLDFTQDGIHFTKGQLNLNGEKALAYTRMRYEDPRGDFGRQTRQRQIIQGVIQEGASVSSLTNFSDIFAALGKNVKTNLAFDQLMDIQKNYKEAGKNIQQMEIKEQGTKIDKIYYGLVSEEEKQRVQSELKTQLELN, encoded by the coding sequence ATGAGGACACAAAAAAAGAAAAGTAGAAAGTGGTTGAAGGTTACTGGTATTATTCTTCTTGTATTAGTTATTGGAGGAGGCGCATATGCCTTCACAGTTTATAAATCTCTTAAAACTGCTGTCGATACGATGCACCAGCCAATTGACCGAAAGCAATCTGAAAAACGTGAGACTCCAGTTGCCTTTAAGGAAAAAGACCCGTTTTCTGTACTCATGCTTGGCGTAGACGAACGTCAAGGGGATAAGGGGCGCTCTGACACGATAATTGTGTTAACTGTCAATCCAAACAATAACTCAGTCAAAATGCTCAGCATTCCACGGGATACAAGAACTGAAATAGTAGGAAAAGGGAAAGAAGATAAAATTAATCACGCCTATGCTTTTGGGGGTATTCCAATGGCAATGGATACCGTTGAAAACTTCCTTGATATTCCCATCGATTACTACATGAAAGTAAACATGGAAGGGTTTAAAGATATTGTTGATGCTGTTGGTGGAATTACAGTCCAGAATGATCTAGATTTTACTCAAGATGGAATCCATTTTACTAAAGGACAGTTAAATCTTAATGGTGAAAAGGCCTTAGCCTATACTAGAATGAGATACGAAGATCCTAGAGGTGATTTTGGCCGTCAAACAAGACAACGCCAAATTATTCAAGGGGTCATTCAGGAGGGTGCAAGTGTATCAAGCTTGACTAATTTCTCTGATATTTTTGCTGCCCTTGGCAAAAATGTAAAGACCAACCTAGCATTTGATCAACTTATGGACATTCAGAAAAATTACAAAGAGGCTGGTAAAAACATTCAGCAAATGGAGATAAAAGAACAGGGAACAAAAATTGATAAAATATATTACGGGCTGGTTTCAGAAGAAGAAAAACAACGAGTTCAAAGCGAATTGAAGACTCAATTAGAATTGAATTAA
- a CDS encoding GDP-mannose 4,6-dehydratase, producing the protein MRQDFKPLDKSKTYLITGVAGFIGYYLSKKLLEQGCRVIGIDNINDYYDVNLKLARLEKLEPFEKFSFIKGDISDMAMITGVFQEYKPNIVVNLAAQAGVRYSIENPDVYMQSNVIGFFNILEACRFYPVDHLVYASSSSVYGANKKVPFAETDMVDNPVSLYAATKKSNELMAHTYSHLYKIPATGLRFFTVYGPMGRPDMAYFGFANKYFAGDPIKIFNNGDFENDLYRDFTYIDDIVEGIERLLSNPSVGENNVPHNVFNIGNSNPEKLMVFIETLEKCLSNAMGKEVQFEKVFEPIKPGDVPATYASTELLEQAVGFKPKTSIENGLQKFADWYCEYYKVQLV; encoded by the coding sequence ATGCGGCAAGACTTCAAACCACTAGATAAAAGCAAAACGTATTTAATTACCGGGGTGGCAGGTTTTATTGGATACTATTTGTCCAAGAAGCTGCTCGAACAGGGTTGCCGTGTTATAGGTATTGATAATATTAATGACTACTATGATGTAAATCTAAAACTTGCACGGTTAGAGAAACTTGAACCATTTGAGAAGTTTTCTTTCATTAAGGGTGATATTTCGGATATGGCTATGATTACTGGTGTTTTTCAAGAGTACAAGCCTAATATCGTGGTGAACTTAGCTGCTCAAGCAGGTGTGCGCTATTCTATTGAGAATCCGGATGTATATATGCAAAGTAATGTTATTGGCTTTTTTAACATTCTTGAAGCTTGCAGATTTTATCCGGTGGATCATCTTGTTTATGCATCATCTAGCTCTGTCTATGGTGCAAATAAAAAAGTACCATTTGCCGAAACAGATATGGTAGATAATCCAGTTTCTCTTTATGCTGCTACTAAGAAATCTAATGAATTGATGGCACACACTTACAGCCATCTATATAAGATTCCAGCAACTGGGCTCCGATTCTTTACAGTATATGGACCGATGGGTCGACCTGATATGGCATACTTCGGATTCGCTAATAAGTATTTCGCTGGAGATCCAATTAAGATCTTTAATAATGGCGATTTTGAAAATGACCTATATCGCGATTTCACCTATATTGATGATATTGTTGAAGGGATTGAGCGGCTTCTCTCGAACCCGTCTGTTGGGGAGAATAATGTCCCTCATAATGTCTTTAACATTGGAAACAGCAACCCAGAGAAGCTTATGGTGTTTATTGAAACATTGGAGAAATGTTTGAGTAATGCTATGGGTAAAGAGGTTCAATTTGAAAAAGTATTTGAGCCGATTAAGCCAGGAGATGTACCTGCCACATATGCTTCGACTGAATTGTTGGAGCAAGCGGTTGGGTTTAAACCTAAGACTTCGATTGAGAATGGGTTGCAGAAGTTTGCGGATTGGTATTGTGAATATTATAAGGTGCAATTAGTTTAA
- a CDS encoding UDP-glucose dehydrogenase family protein — MYKIAVAGTGYVGLVAGVCFAEVGHQVTCVDIDENKVNIMKQGISPIYEDGLEELMQKNYAAGRLNYTTDYTQAYKDADAIFIGVGTPEQPDGSANLSYIATVARQIAETIEKDCLIVVKSTVPVGTNDKVEQFIYDFLPHDGDKYTGNGAAYGKKIKVEVASNPEFLAQGTAVRDTLHAARIIIGTESKWAEELLMKIYEPFNIPIVSVSRRSAEMIKYAANDFLALKISYMNDIANLCELVGADIQDVAVGMSFDERIGSKFLNAGIGYGGSCFPKDTKALKYIADQHGYDLKTVKAAIDVNTEQKTLLYKKASKRLITFNGLKVAVLGLTFKPGTDDLREAPSLDNVPLLLDQGADIYAFDPVGADNFKRRYPEGKIGNGSITYVDNVETALDGANVCFIFTEWGEIKAVKPEEFKKLMRTPLVYDGRNLYGMEGMREAGVEYHSVGRSMGTGRLSKPNAKEIDSNAARLQTTR, encoded by the coding sequence ATGTATAAAATAGCAGTAGCTGGTACAGGATATGTCGGCTTGGTAGCGGGTGTATGTTTTGCTGAAGTTGGACACCAAGTAACGTGTGTTGATATCGATGAAAATAAGGTTAATATAATGAAACAGGGCATATCCCCAATATATGAAGATGGACTTGAAGAATTAATGCAAAAAAATTACGCTGCAGGAAGATTAAACTATACTACAGATTACACTCAAGCATATAAAGATGCAGATGCAATTTTTATAGGTGTGGGTACTCCAGAACAACCTGATGGTTCTGCTAATCTATCATATATTGCAACAGTTGCAAGACAAATAGCAGAAACAATTGAAAAAGATTGCTTAATTGTGGTAAAATCTACTGTTCCAGTGGGTACAAATGACAAGGTAGAACAGTTTATTTATGATTTTCTTCCACATGACGGAGATAAATATACCGGAAATGGCGCAGCTTATGGCAAAAAGATTAAAGTTGAAGTTGCATCAAACCCTGAATTCTTAGCACAAGGTACAGCAGTAAGAGATACATTGCATGCAGCAAGGATAATTATTGGAACAGAGAGTAAATGGGCTGAAGAATTGCTTATGAAAATCTATGAGCCGTTTAATATCCCTATTGTTTCTGTTAGCAGAAGATCAGCAGAGATGATTAAATATGCTGCAAATGATTTCTTAGCTCTAAAAATCTCTTATATGAACGACATTGCTAATCTTTGTGAGCTAGTTGGCGCTGATATTCAAGATGTGGCAGTTGGTATGAGCTTTGATGAGCGCATTGGCAGCAAGTTTTTAAATGCGGGTATTGGTTATGGCGGCAGTTGCTTTCCTAAGGATACAAAGGCGTTAAAATACATTGCCGATCAGCATGGATATGATCTGAAAACAGTTAAAGCAGCCATTGATGTAAATACAGAACAAAAAACTCTTCTTTATAAGAAGGCAAGTAAGAGATTGATTACTTTTAACGGTCTAAAAGTAGCGGTACTTGGCTTGACCTTTAAACCTGGAACGGATGATTTAAGGGAAGCTCCATCACTTGATAATGTACCATTATTGTTAGATCAGGGGGCAGATATTTATGCGTTTGATCCAGTTGGAGCAGACAACTTTAAGCGTAGATACCCAGAAGGAAAGATTGGTAATGGAAGCATAACATACGTTGATAATGTCGAAACTGCATTAGACGGAGCTAATGTTTGCTTTATCTTTACTGAGTGGGGCGAGATTAAAGCTGTGAAGCCGGAAGAGTTTAAAAAATTGATGAGAACTCCTTTGGTGTATGACGGAAGGAATCTCTATGGTATGGAAGGTATGAGAGAAGCAGGCGTTGAGTATCATTCCGTTGGAAGAAGCATGGGAACAGGTAGACTTTCTAAACCAAACGCAAAGGAGATCGACTCAAATGCGGCAAGACTTCAAACCACTAGATAA
- the rfbB gene encoding dTDP-glucose 4,6-dehydratase, giving the protein MQRKKILVTGGAGFIGGNFVQYMVSKYPEYNIYNLDLLTYAGDLTKHREIEKKDNYHFVKADIANREAIISLFDKEKFDYVVHFAAESHVDRSITEPEIFVQTNVLGTQVLLDVAKQVGVTKFVHVSTDEVYGELDFDPTTFFTEETPLQPNSPYSASKAASDFLVRAYHETFGLPVNITRCSNNYGPFHFPEKLIPLTISRVLNEEKVPVYGDGRNIRDWLHVLDHCAAIDLVLHEGVNGEIYNVGGHNERTNLEVVKTIIRTLGKSEELIQFVADRLGHDKRYAIDPTKLEKLGWKPTYTFETGIAQTIQWYLDNKWWWEQIISGEYQNYLNRQYSLND; this is encoded by the coding sequence ATGCAGAGGAAAAAGATTCTTGTAACCGGTGGGGCAGGATTCATTGGTGGGAACTTTGTTCAATATATGGTAAGCAAGTATCCAGAATATAATATATATAATCTAGACCTATTAACCTATGCTGGTGATTTAACTAAGCATCGTGAAATTGAAAAGAAAGACAACTATCATTTCGTGAAGGCTGATATTGCTAATCGTGAAGCAATAATATCCCTATTTGATAAGGAAAAGTTTGATTATGTTGTACACTTTGCTGCAGAGAGTCATGTAGACCGCTCCATTACAGAACCGGAAATTTTTGTTCAGACTAACGTGCTAGGGACGCAAGTATTATTAGATGTTGCAAAACAGGTTGGTGTGACAAAATTTGTTCATGTTTCTACTGATGAAGTATATGGAGAATTGGATTTTGACCCTACAACATTCTTTACAGAAGAAACACCTTTGCAACCTAATAGTCCCTACAGTGCAAGTAAGGCAGCATCTGATTTCTTAGTACGAGCTTATCATGAAACATTTGGTCTGCCAGTCAATATCACTCGTTGTTCAAATAACTATGGTCCCTTTCACTTTCCTGAAAAATTGATACCATTAACAATTTCTCGAGTACTAAACGAGGAAAAGGTACCAGTGTATGGTGACGGTAGAAATATTCGTGATTGGTTACATGTTCTTGACCATTGTGCAGCCATTGACCTGGTATTACATGAAGGTGTTAATGGTGAAATCTATAATGTTGGTGGACACAATGAACGAACCAATTTAGAAGTTGTAAAAACCATCATTCGTACATTAGGAAAATCAGAAGAGTTAATTCAATTTGTCGCTGATCGTTTAGGCCACGACAAGCGTTATGCTATTGATCCAACTAAATTAGAGAAGTTAGGTTGGAAACCAACTTATACATTTGAAACAGGAATTGCTCAAACCATTCAATGGTATTTGGATAACAAGTGGTGGTGGGAGCAAATCATAAGTGGAGAATATCAGAATTACTTAAATAGACAGTATTCGCTAAATGACTAA
- the rfbD gene encoding dTDP-4-dehydrorhamnose reductase: protein MKILVTGVTGQLGYDVVCEGLNRSLTMIGIGSKDLDLTNEQLVYQYIREYNPDAIIHCAAYTAVDKAEDDHENCLDVNVNGTKYLATVAKEINAKFMFISTDYVFDGKGEAPFVETDTPNPVGYYGKTKYEAEKVVQSLLSEWFIVRISWIFGLNGGNFVKTMLRLAETRNELNVVGDQVGSPTNTFDLSHLLLDMIQTDRYGIYHSTNEGFCSWAEFAEEIFRLAEKSVKVNAIATEEYPTRAVRPKNSRMSKQKLIDNGFYTLPSWQDSLKRYLYALQHEVK, encoded by the coding sequence ATGAAAATATTGGTAACAGGTGTGACAGGTCAATTAGGCTATGATGTTGTTTGTGAAGGGTTAAATCGTAGCTTAACCATGATAGGTATTGGATCAAAAGATTTAGATTTAACGAATGAACAGTTAGTTTATCAGTATATTAGGGAATATAATCCTGATGCTATCATTCACTGCGCAGCTTATACTGCTGTTGATAAAGCCGAAGATGACCATGAAAATTGCTTAGATGTAAATGTGAATGGAACAAAATATTTAGCTACTGTAGCAAAAGAAATAAACGCCAAGTTTATGTTTATTAGTACGGACTATGTTTTTGATGGTAAGGGAGAAGCTCCTTTTGTTGAAACAGACACTCCTAACCCTGTTGGTTATTACGGAAAAACAAAATATGAGGCGGAGAAGGTAGTTCAATCTCTATTATCAGAATGGTTCATAGTCCGGATATCCTGGATTTTTGGATTAAATGGAGGTAACTTCGTCAAGACCATGCTAAGGTTAGCAGAAACTCGTAATGAGTTAAATGTTGTAGGTGATCAAGTTGGATCTCCTACCAATACGTTTGATTTATCCCATTTATTATTGGATATGATTCAAACGGATAGATATGGAATCTATCATTCCACGAATGAAGGATTTTGTAGCTGGGCTGAATTCGCTGAGGAAATCTTCCGGCTAGCAGAGAAATCAGTAAAAGTAAATGCAATTGCAACCGAGGAATATCCTACAAGAGCGGTACGTCCAAAAAACTCTCGAATGTCTAAACAAAAGCTGATAGATAATGGTTTTTATACATTACCTTCTTGGCAGGATTCATTAAAACGCTACTTATATGCATTACAACATGAGGTGAAATAA
- the rfbC gene encoding dTDP-4-dehydrorhamnose 3,5-epimerase, with protein sequence MNIVETTLPGVKIIEPKVFGDQRGWFTETYNESIFKEAGINIRFVQDNHSFSATKGTLRGLHYQFNPKAQTKLVRCTKGSIFDVAVDIRKGSPTFGRWFGLEMTAENNKQLLIPKGFAHGFMTLTDDVEVQYKVDELYAPECDRGIIWNDPMIGIEWPIELYPVLSAKDEKAPLLADADNNFIYGD encoded by the coding sequence GTGAATATTGTTGAGACTACCTTGCCAGGTGTGAAAATAATAGAACCAAAAGTATTTGGCGATCAACGTGGTTGGTTTACAGAGACTTATAATGAATCAATTTTCAAAGAAGCAGGAATTAATATTAGGTTTGTGCAGGATAATCATTCATTTTCTGCTACCAAAGGAACATTAAGGGGATTACATTACCAATTTAATCCTAAGGCACAGACGAAATTAGTAAGATGTACTAAAGGTTCAATTTTTGATGTGGCTGTTGATATACGAAAAGGCAGCCCTACTTTTGGAAGATGGTTCGGATTAGAAATGACTGCTGAAAATAACAAGCAATTATTAATTCCAAAAGGATTTGCTCATGGTTTTATGACATTAACTGATGATGTTGAGGTCCAATATAAAGTGGATGAGTTGTATGCACCTGAATGCGACCGAGGAATTATTTGGAATGACCCGATGATCGGTATTGAATGGCCAATTGAATTATATCCTGTTTTATCAGCAAAAGATGAAAAGGCACCACTCCTTGCAGATGCTGATAATAACTTTATATACGGAGATTAA
- the rfbA gene encoding glucose-1-phosphate thymidylyltransferase RfbA: MKGIILAGGSGTRLYPLTMVTSKQLLPVYDKPMIYYPLSTLMLAGIRDILIISTPEDTPRFEALLGDGIQFGINLEYKVQPSPDGLAQAFLIGEEFIGNDSVAMILGDNIYYGSGMRKILQRAAQKDFGATVFGYHVQDPERFGVVEFDEGGKVLSVEEKPKFPKSNYAITGLYFYDNQIVDIAKSVKPSARGELEITSVNETYLRMGNLDVELLGRGFTWLDTGTHQSLVEATNFVKTVEEHQGIKIAAPEEIAYINGWIGKEELIKSGEKFSKTRYGQYLLKVANGSIKY, from the coding sequence ATGAAAGGTATTATTTTAGCAGGAGGTAGCGGAACGCGCTTATACCCATTAACCATGGTAACGAGCAAACAGCTATTGCCAGTTTATGATAAACCAATGATTTATTATCCATTATCTACATTAATGTTGGCAGGTATTAGAGATATTTTAATTATTTCAACTCCAGAAGATACGCCTCGTTTTGAGGCACTATTAGGGGACGGAATTCAGTTTGGAATTAATTTAGAATATAAAGTTCAACCAAGCCCTGATGGATTAGCTCAGGCATTTTTAATTGGTGAGGAGTTTATTGGTAATGATTCAGTCGCTATGATTTTGGGAGACAATATTTACTACGGAAGTGGTATGAGGAAAATACTTCAGCGGGCTGCACAAAAAGATTTTGGAGCTACAGTATTTGGGTATCATGTCCAAGATCCAGAGAGATTTGGTGTTGTAGAGTTTGATGAAGGTGGAAAAGTTCTAAGTGTGGAAGAAAAGCCAAAATTCCCAAAATCTAATTATGCCATAACAGGTTTATATTTTTATGATAATCAAATAGTCGATATTGCGAAAAGTGTTAAACCATCTGCACGTGGAGAACTAGAGATTACATCTGTTAATGAAACTTATTTACGAATGGGAAACCTAGATGTCGAATTACTTGGACGTGGGTTTACATGGTTGGATACCGGAACACACCAAAGTTTAGTAGAGGCAACAAATTTCGTTAAAACTGTGGAAGAACATCAAGGAATTAAAATTGCTGCGCCTGAAGAAATAGCCTATATTAATGGCTGGATTGGAAAAGAAGAATTAATTAAATCTGGAGAAAAGTTTTCTAAAACAAGATATGGTCAATATTTGCTAAAGGTGGCAAATGGCAGTATAAAGTACTAA